A section of the Dehalobacter sp. DCM genome encodes:
- a CDS encoding metallophosphoesterase: MKRKKHVSIVIFLCLFIIFMYCAFYNKLVVKNYVITSNKINEGQEIRIVLITDLHSHIYGEDQIEIVTLIKKQNPDMIALVGDIADDAVPIEGVKLFLEGLKGYAPIYYVTGNHEFWSNNIKEIKDTLSKYDVTILENSYQQIKLNNLNMIIAGVDDPAVSLFEKPNFNLQKEMDEHFSELHDKPGFKVLLAHRPELIEIYKGYSFDLVLSGHSHGGQVRIPLIINGLWAPDQGWFPKYAGGDYKHDTLTHIVSRGVSYNPRLPRVFNPPEVVVIDIQGDKS; encoded by the coding sequence TTGAAAAGAAAGAAACATGTATCTATTGTAATTTTCCTATGTTTGTTTATCATTTTTATGTATTGTGCTTTTTATAACAAGTTAGTAGTTAAAAACTATGTGATTACTTCTAATAAGATAAACGAAGGTCAGGAAATTCGGATAGTTTTAATTACTGACTTGCATAGCCATATTTATGGTGAGGATCAAATTGAAATAGTAACGTTAATTAAAAAGCAAAATCCCGATATGATAGCACTTGTGGGAGATATTGCTGACGATGCTGTTCCAATTGAGGGTGTAAAATTATTCTTAGAAGGCTTAAAGGGCTATGCCCCCATCTATTATGTTACCGGGAACCATGAATTCTGGTCTAACAATATAAAAGAAATAAAAGATACTCTAAGCAAATATGACGTCACTATTCTAGAAAACAGCTATCAGCAGATAAAATTGAACAACCTAAACATGATTATTGCTGGGGTAGATGATCCAGCTGTATCACTATTTGAGAAACCAAACTTCAACTTGCAAAAGGAAATGGATGAACATTTTTCCGAATTACATGATAAACCTGGCTTCAAAGTACTTTTAGCTCACCGCCCTGAATTAATAGAAATCTATAAGGGTTATTCTTTTGATTTGGTATTGTCCGGACATTCACACGGTGGGCAAGTTAGGATTCCATTAATAATAAATGGTTTATGGGCACCTGATCAGGGATGGTTTCCTAAATATGCTGGTGGGGACTACAAACATGATACGTTGACGCATATTGTAAGTCGCGGGGTTTCTTATAATCCGCGTTTACCGCGTGTATTTAATCCACCTGAGGTAGTTGTCATTGATATTCAAGGTGATAAATCTTAA
- a CDS encoding nucleoside recognition domain-containing protein, translating to MGKVTWHTCKNGITKGLYTTWNLAKIIFPITFVISILKYTPVIPALSSFLEPLMHFFGLTGDSALVLVLGNFLNLYAAVGAILTMDLTIKQVFILAVMLSLSHNMLVETAVITRIGVKPWISAGIRLVMAFAAAKIIDVFWQGGQTMAQYGLVPSPSGILTSWTEIVINAFQTALIGIAQVAVMVTLVMIMIQILKDIHILDIFSRLLRPFTNFLGLSESSAVTLLAGTIFGIAYGAGVIIQSAEEENLSKKDIYLISIFLCACHAVIEDTLIFVPLGINVLPLLILRLILALFVTTLSALIWRRLEGKTEGEQINRNQNKKQKRRKVKYNDV from the coding sequence ATGGGAAAAGTAACATGGCACACCTGTAAAAACGGAATAACTAAAGGACTTTATACAACTTGGAATTTAGCGAAGATCATCTTTCCGATTACCTTCGTGATCAGCATCCTGAAATACACACCGGTCATCCCTGCACTGAGCAGCTTTCTGGAACCGCTGATGCACTTCTTTGGTCTTACCGGCGATTCTGCTCTTGTTCTGGTATTAGGTAATTTCTTAAATCTCTATGCTGCCGTCGGAGCGATCCTGACCATGGATCTGACGATCAAACAGGTATTTATCCTGGCGGTAATGCTCAGCCTTTCGCATAATATGCTTGTCGAAACGGCAGTCATAACCCGAATCGGAGTTAAACCCTGGATTTCTGCAGGTATCCGGTTGGTAATGGCTTTTGCAGCGGCTAAGATCATTGATGTTTTTTGGCAAGGCGGTCAAACTATGGCTCAATATGGGCTCGTGCCTTCGCCGTCAGGTATCTTAACAAGTTGGACCGAAATTGTGATTAACGCCTTCCAAACGGCCCTGATCGGTATCGCTCAGGTAGCTGTGATGGTTACTTTGGTCATGATAATGATTCAGATCTTAAAGGATATCCATATATTAGATATCTTTAGTCGCCTGCTTCGACCCTTCACGAATTTCCTAGGTCTGAGTGAAAGCTCGGCAGTTACACTCCTCGCCGGTACAATATTCGGGATAGCGTATGGTGCCGGTGTAATCATCCAGTCTGCCGAGGAAGAAAATCTATCCAAAAAAGATATTTACCTCATCAGCATCTTTTTATGTGCGTGCCACGCGGTTATTGAAGATACCTTGATCTTTGTTCCCTTGGGTATCAATGTCTTGCCGCTGCTCATCCTTCGTCTGATATTGGCGTTGTTTGTCACAACACTTTCCGCTTTGATCTGGCGACGATTGGAGGGAAAGACTGAAGGGGAACAGATAAACCGAAACCAAAACAAAAAACAAAAACGGCGAAAAGTCAAATATAATGATGTTTAG
- a CDS encoding ion transporter encodes MGKNKKDIGLNVRKNRPLYGKLYEIIFRSDTRAGRVFDLALLLLILLSILIIFMESLSGLNKDYIRYMHIAEWIITVLFTLEYITRIVIIQEKLKYIRSFYGIIDLLAILPMYLSIFVGGTQVALILRVFRLLRVFRILNLGRYIGESHSLMNALKASRYKIIVFLEAVLVVVILVGTLMYLIEGETSGFDSIPASVYWAIVTLTTVGFGDITPITPFGRIIACMLMLLGYGIIAVPTGIVSAELSRTRAIKADTRTCPNCRLLITDSGDNYCKNCGIKLSEDK; translated from the coding sequence ATGGGAAAAAACAAAAAAGATATAGGGCTCAACGTCAGAAAGAACAGGCCCCTTTACGGTAAATTATACGAAATTATTTTCAGATCGGATACCCGAGCCGGAAGGGTGTTTGATTTGGCTCTCTTACTGCTTATTCTTCTTAGTATCTTGATTATATTTATGGAATCGTTGTCTGGTCTGAATAAAGATTACATCCGTTACATGCATATCGCAGAATGGATCATCACCGTTCTATTTACGTTAGAATATATCACTCGGATCGTCATTATCCAAGAAAAATTAAAATATATCCGTAGTTTCTACGGTATTATCGATTTACTTGCTATCCTGCCCATGTATTTAAGCATCTTTGTGGGCGGAACGCAAGTTGCTTTGATCTTACGGGTATTTCGTCTGCTGAGAGTTTTCCGCATCTTAAACCTCGGCCGATACATCGGGGAATCCCATTCCTTAATGAATGCACTGAAGGCCAGCCGTTATAAAATCATTGTTTTTCTCGAGGCTGTTCTGGTGGTGGTCATCCTTGTCGGCACCCTAATGTATTTAATCGAAGGGGAGACCAGTGGTTTTGACAGTATTCCAGCTTCCGTCTACTGGGCGATCGTCACCCTGACCACAGTGGGATTCGGTGACATTACGCCGATTACTCCCTTTGGCAGGATTATCGCCTGTATGCTGATGCTTTTGGGCTATGGCATTATTGCAGTACCTACAGGGATCGTCAGCGCGGAGCTGTCACGAACACGCGCCATCAAAGCGGATACGAGAACGTGTCCCAACTGTCGTTTGCTCATCACGGACTCCGGGGATAATTACTGTAAAAACTGCGGTATAAAGCTTAGTGAAGACAAATAG
- a CDS encoding DNA alkylation repair protein, with the protein MISTEETIQRRLFALQDLKYKEFSSKLMPTVNPDTVIGVRTPELRKLARELSNTPEASAFLKTLPHTYYEENNLHGFLIETIRNYDAAIAAIDVFLPYIDNWATCDLISPKIFKKHLSELYEKINEWLTSERTYSVRFGIGMLMRFYLDDEFQQSMLELVAAIRSDEYYINMMIAWYFATALAKQYEAALPYIQEQRLAKWTHNKAIQKTIESYRISIDAKGYLRTLKV; encoded by the coding sequence ATGATTAGCACAGAAGAAACGATCCAGCGTCGGCTATTCGCGCTGCAGGATCTGAAATACAAAGAATTTTCGTCCAAACTCATGCCGACAGTGAATCCGGATACTGTGATCGGCGTTCGTACGCCGGAACTTCGAAAGCTTGCCCGTGAGTTATCCAATACACCGGAGGCTTCGGCGTTCCTCAAAACCTTGCCCCACACGTATTATGAAGAAAATAATCTGCATGGCTTCCTGATTGAAACGATCAGGAATTATGATGCGGCCATTGCGGCCATTGACGTGTTTCTGCCGTACATAGACAATTGGGCTACGTGTGACCTGATTTCACCAAAAATCTTTAAAAAGCATCTGTCTGAGCTCTACGAAAAAATCAACGAATGGCTGACTTCCGAACGAACGTATTCGGTACGCTTCGGTATCGGCATGCTCATGCGCTTCTATCTCGATGACGAGTTTCAGCAGTCGATGCTTGAGCTTGTTGCAGCGATCCGGTCTGATGAATATTATATCAACATGATGATTGCATGGTATTTCGCAACGGCCTTGGCCAAGCAGTACGAAGCAGCTTTACCGTATATTCAGGAACAGCGTTTGGCGAAATGGACGCACAATAAAGCTATCCAGAAAACAATTGAGAGCTACCGAATCAGCATCGATGCAAAGGGCTACCTGCGGACGCTAAAAGTTTAA